One Suncus etruscus isolate mSunEtr1 chromosome 13, mSunEtr1.pri.cur, whole genome shotgun sequence genomic region harbors:
- the B3GALT5 gene encoding beta-1,3-galactosyltransferase 5, with protein sequence MMSLKMRLLYLGLVVLGALCVYFSTDSLTVLKQYFKRKNRAFLQLPDINCGQNPPFLVLLVTSSQDQASTRTIIRNTWGGTRTVLGRQVRAFFLLGRTPTQDMQARVAEESRQHGDILQKDFVDVYANLTLKTMMGMEWVQHFCPEASFVMKTDSDMFINVPYLVELLLRRNRTRRFFTGFLKMNELPIRAKYSKWFISRHEYPGDRYPPFCSGTGYVFSSDVAGLVFNVSENVPYIKLEDVFVGLCLQQVGIVPEALHSQQTFFPEGLPFSICRFRRLVACHHVKPQNILRYWKALESSQGEKCPLA encoded by the coding sequence ATGATGAGCCTGAAGATGAGGCTGCTGTACCTGGGCCTGGTGGTGCTGGGCGCCCTCTGCGTGTATTTCAGCACGGACAGCCTGACTGTACTGAAACAATATTTCAAGAGAAAAAACAGGGCATTCCTCCAGCTCCCGGACATCAACTGTGGACAGAACCCGCCCTTCCTGGTGCTGCTGGTCACCTCGTCCCAGGACCAGGCCTCCACCCGCACCATCATCCGGAACACTTGGGGGGGCACCAGGACGGTCCTGGGAAGGCAGGTGAGAGCCTTCTTCCTCCTGGGCAGGACCCCGACTCAGGACATGCAGGCCAGAGTGGCCGAGGAGAGCCGGCAACACGGGGACATCCTCCAGAAGGACTTCGTGGACGTCTACGCCAACCTGACCCTGAAGACCATGATGGGCATGGAGTGGGTGCAGCACTTCTGCCCCGAGGCCTCGTTCGTCATGAAGACAGACTCGGACATGTTCATCAACGTGCCCTACCTGGTGGAGCTGCTGCTGAGGAGGAACAGGACCAGAAGGTTCTTCACGGGCTTCCTGAAGATGAACGAGCTCCCCATCCGGGCCAAGTACAGCAAGTGGTTCATCAGTAGGCACGAGTACCCGGGCGACAGGTACCCCCCTTTCTGCTCGGGCACCGGCTACGTGTTTTCCAGTGATGTGGCGGGGCTGGTGTTCAACGTGTCAGAGAATGTCCCCTACATCAAGCTGGAGGACGTGTTTGTGGGTCTGTGCCTGCAGCAGGTGGGCATTGTGCCTGAGGCCTTGCACTCCCAGCAAACCTTCTTTCCGGAGGGGCTCCCCTTTTCCATCTGCCGCTTCCGCAGGCTCGTGGCCTGCCATCACGTCAAGCCACAAAATATACTCAGGTACTGGAAGGCTCTGGAAAGTTCCCAGGGAGAAAAGTGTCCTTTGGCCTGA